TGCACTATCTGACCGGCGACTATAGGACCCATAGCGTATGCAACAGAATAGGAAATATCTGCTATAGCGTAAACACTACCGTACACTGAAACATGACGCACGTCAACTAAAAACGCGAGTGTGGGCAGCAGGGCAGTGTCGACCAGTGCGATGCCGAAACAAATGCCGCACAACGGGGCGATGAGCTGCGCAAAACTTTTGCATGCAGGGAGTGTGCATGAGCTGGCCCCTATGATTACCATACCTAAAGCTCCGTAGAACCACTGCAAATTTGGATGCTGTGCTGCCAATTTAACCGTTATGTACACACCGAGGACGTGAGGGAAGAAGGCTGGGAGCCAAGTGAGCCCCATTTCCCACTGAGTGGAGTGCATGGTGGTTTCCATCCAGTTGGCGATGGTGGGCTCTAGAAAGGCCAGGGGGATGTTGCACACTGTGAGCGCCCCGGCCACCACAGCTATGTAGGGGTCAATCATGAGTCTGTATATGGGGGTGCCGACCGGCATGTTCTCTCTAGTCCTGTTGGAGAACGGCTTGATCACGGTCAGCAGCATTAAGCCGTCCGCCAGGCAAATGCACGCGAGCACGATGAAGGGCACTTTCTTGCCCGCGAACTCGTACAGGATGCCCCCGAAGGGAGGCGCCACCAGACTCCCGAAAGAGATAAACGCCAGCGCGATGCCCAGCGCCGTGCTCCTCTCCGCCTCCTCCGTGTACTTGTCGGCTATCATCGCGATTCCAGATGTGTCCGCGAAAGCAGAGCCCAGACCCTGCAAACTTCTGGCCACAAAGAGCGTCGCGTAGTTCTCCCCGATTGCAAATATGCATGTGGACACGAACATAACAGTCAGgccgattaaaagtggaatgTCATATCCAACCCGGTCTATGAAAGTTCCTGACAGCGGGTTAACTAAAAGCTGCAGGATGGCTTTGGATGCAAAAAGTACTCCTATCTGGACATCTAAATTGTCCTTGTTGCTTTTGTCTTGGCTTGTGCTGTTGGCGGAAGAGTTGGGGTGCATCACTACGTGGACGTGCTCTGACTGCTCACTCTCCAGCTCAGCAAGATAGTCTGGAATAATTGGCACGATTACCATGTAGAGCATATTGTCCAGCAGGAGAGCCACGCAAACAATCACTAATATGATCCGTCTTTGCTGGTGAGGATCCCTCATCGCGGTGCCAAACTGCTTGGTTCTTTCGCCCATCTCGGACAGTTTGACGGCGGCTGATTTGACCAGCCCGGATGATCCTCCTTCTCCATCCATGATGtgcttttctcttttaaaaaaaatgattttcgaTTCAAAAAATTGTGGTTGTGCTTCTCCCCCGTCTGCTGCCGATCTTTCAACACCTCGGATGACTCATTGGTGTTTTCTCTACATTGATGTGATGCTCCCCGTCCTCACCTCGCCTGTGCGTAAAGGGAGAGGCGAAGAGGAACTTGGCTGCCTCATCGGTGAAGATGGCTTTCCTCAGCTTCCTCAACGTGTCCTCGCCTCAGCCACATCCGATCTTGTTTCATGATCTCCCGAGAAGTGACGTGTTGAAATCGTAGAATTTCTGCACCGTGCAGAGGTTTCGCTCGCTAATCTTACATGGCAAAGTTTGTTTGGAGCGATTTTTGGTCACTTATTTGCAACACTTCGGACGCTCAAACTCTCTGGTCTCTGTGTCCATACCTCCTATCACCTGTGGCACTTTTGCGCTCAGCTCTGAGACCACGAGTGACTTCGTGGCCATTGGTGCACATTAACCCGCAGGTTGGGCGCTATTTTAGTCCCCTTTTTTGTCTCCTCTTTTCACCAAGAGCTGTGACGCATCACCAGCTTGCCCCCAAGTGGATCCCTTCGCCACTTGCCTCCTTTATGTTAATTTCCAACCATGGCAGCAATCACTTCAACCAATAAGAGCCAGTGAGCACCACATCACGACCCCTCCACAAGAGCCTGGAAGAAAAGAGGCTTTCTTAATCTTAATGTGCGGCGTGTCACTCGTGACTCTGGTGCTTTTCTTCAGCGCTCCTATATGAATTCAAAGACATATACGCACACGCACAGCTGAGATATCTGCAGTAATACATCCTAACCAAAGAACAGCTATCAAATTTGATCTCAAGATAACATACAGAgacatacagtgtgtgtatactgtgtgtgtagGCGCACCCACAGCAGGTGCAAAGCCCATATGTAAAGCTTAAGAAAACTTTAGACAccacaaacataaataaaacaacgcACTTCTCTTTACAGATACAGGTGATTTAGAGACTATAAGTGACACAAATATTCAAGTCAGTACATTTATTAGCTGCTTTGGGGAAACACTGTTTcttagctttttgtttatttaattccCAAAACATCGTGTGCCAGATATGAACTCATTAACGACTCGCTGCTGCAGGAGCTGAAGAGATTTCAGCACCACGAGGCTGCGGACAGCTCCTGTCACCACAGACAAACAGgagttagtttgtttttacctcaatgttaatggaaaaaaaagtttacttTGTTAAAATGTAGCCAAGGAACCaaaacatgtcaataacaacaacaataaaactgtGTATTGACACAGGAACCATTGAATGCAGCTCTTATATCCTGAGATAGAATCGTGCCAACAGATCGGGAGATGTGGGGACTCTTCTTTAATATAACAAAAGACACCGGCGACACCTTGTGGCGAAAATCTGCAAGTACACACAACACATAAAAATCATCCCATCACCTTCTCTCAGTGATGTTGTCGTTGATatttgaattaagttatttatgTAGTTACAACCACTAATAGTGCTCCCCATTAAGAGTGTAGAATGAGAAACTTTTCTGATGGTTTCAGTTGATGGTAACACTATTTATGTGACCAGAGGGTGAGGACTGCGGCCATTTCAGACACATAACTCGTCACATGAACAATCAGAGACTCAACACTGGACAacatcaatatatatatatatatcccagcaatcatcatttcATCTGTATATgataactcaactcaactttatttatagagcattttaaaaacaacagctgaaataaagtgctgtacataaacataaaaacataagacataaaacaaacaattaaaaacaataaaaacactaaaacaataaaatgaagcaaaacaataaaaacactaaaacaagagcagagtctCATGCTGAGTTAAAAGCCAAGTAATAAAAATGGACAGTCAGGGGAGATGTCTGATGCGCAAAGGTAGGTCGTTCCAAAGATtgggagcagcaacagaaaaagtAGGTAAGGCGGGGTGAgaccatttaaagatttaaaaacaaataaaagaattttaaaatgaactctaaagtgcacaggcagccagtggagggaggccagAATGGGAGTTATGTGCTCCCTCTTACATGCTCCAGTTAAGAGacgagcagcagcattttgaacCAACTGGAGATGTGCGAGGGAGGACTGGCTGACTCTAAAATAAAGTGCGTTACTCTAATCCAAGGCATGGATTACTGTTTCAAAGTGCTGTTGTGCAGCTGCCTAAGATGAAAAAAGCTGGACTTTACCAATTTGCCGATCCAATTTAAAATCGCTGTCCATCTTAAAACCCAAGTGTGAAACTGTTGGCTTCACATAATATGCCAAGGGGCCCCAAGTCAACAGGGGGGGTCCACAAGAGCCATTGGGACCAAACACCAtcacttctgttttcttttccttaaaatttaaaaagttcagGGCCATCCAGGCTTTAATGTCTTCGAGACATAACAGAAGTGGTTTAAGCGAGAGAGCATCTTTCTTCTTCAGCGGCACATATATCTGATTATTGtcagcataacaatggaaagAAATACCGTGCTTTCTAAGGATGGGACCAGAGGCAATAAATAGGGTGAGGAAAGCAGGGGCCCTACAACTGAACCCTGTGGAACCCCATatgacagaggagcagagcaggaCTCAGAAACACCAATGCTTACACACATAGTTCTGTCTGCCAGATAAGGCCTAAACCACTCCAGAGCACTACCACAAATGCCCACTAGGTGCCGTAACCGCGCCACTAAGATATTGTGGTCCTCAGTATCAAAGGCCGCTGTTGGGTCCAGCAGAACAAGAATCACATAGCCAAGGACATATATAGTAAAGGGCAccttttttaattcaataaagttgttctttgaacacaggcatttTTCTAAGgtggcaatcactcataagggcccataCTCtgcccaacacattgttggaagGCCTGCTCTTTCTTTGGGCCCCTCCACCTCACAGGTCCCAGTGtaactgcactgcctgcactgtctgtatttacgcTCCTGCACTCAACCTGTGCAGCGTAGGCTGAGTGAATAGTTTAGGATCAACTAAATTATTCTGAGAGTATATAATGACTCATTACAGAAGCTCGATAAACTACAGAATAAAGTGAAACAGTGACATTGTTGAATCTCAACTTTTAAGCTATTGAAATGTTTCAAACAGTCTATAAACTATATATCTGTCGGCTGACTATCCAAATACTGTTACCCAGTTTTTTTGTGCCCTATATTTACATTCCTGTCataattttgttgtatttactatggtgtaaaataatttatgtttatatatttttcaatGCCAGAATCATGTTAAACGTTTAACaggcttgtttgtttttttaaatgtattaatttgaTTACTAGAACTATCATCATTTGCCAGTAGAGGGCAGCAAAGACTTGCAAGTAATAACAAGTCTGTGATCcattaactgtaaaacacagtGTGGCCCCTCAGCTAAAACTTAAAACACAGGAGTGGAACCTttctaatttaatttgatttcatttgatttttgtttctgtgtgaccTGAGACCCTGATCATGGAGCACAAACAGGCACAAGCACATAATGTATAATAACAAATACAGTTAGACAAATGTTACCTAAACTAAGAAAGAACATTCTTCAAAATTCACCAATTTTACAAATCACTCCTGGCTTATCTGATTGTAAAAGCAAAACTGATTTAAACAGATGGAttctttaaataatattttgaaaaatatcttTCTCTATAATTAATTAAACTTACATTCTTACATTTATACAAAATCTCCCAAACAATTGTCATTACAGAGGTTGCAGATCTTCTGGTTTCCAGCCCTTTATATCTTTCAGTGACTTCATGAATTCTGCTGTTGTTCACTCTAACATTACAAACAGTCTGTCTGTACCTTTGGTTTTCATGCCACAGAAACTTTTCTAGTTTAAGTTCTTGTTTAAATTCAACGTAAATAGCACAAGATGTCATACCTCTGAGCTGACTTTGCCTTTGTGCAAACTGTTCAACATTTACTTTCAACCAGTTGATTGTTGTTACACTTCACTCTAACACTGGAGCCCAACCAAGTGATCTAAATTAACCTCAGTGACCTAATCTGAGTTTAAAAGTAAATGGATAATGTCTTCTGGTGACAAAATgccttaaaatgtttgtttacatcagtttgtattgtttttgacAAAAATTTTTAACCTGTATGTCAAACTCTTTAATTTGGATATATACTAGCGTAAGAAAGTTacaacaggccccagtgcacaccaTTATGATGCACCCTAGTGCACGCTATTGTGCACatatagagacttgacattgaacaacatcaacatacacattacccagcaatcatcactgcatatctgacaaaaatatggGAGTCAgtaagaaattaatcatttaattgaatcgtttttacagtttatttataACTTTTATAGCTTATATAGAAAAAgcatattgttttgttttagatagctactaaatattatttaaaaaaaaataaagaaaacagaaaactgtgATGCAATGGGTTTTTCTTTTCCAATGTGACAAGTAAAAAAGTATTGTTTGTCTAACGGCCATGAGAGCATCTTGTACTTTTTAGTTGCTGATATCAACAGTGATGATGATTCCTGTTATAAACCAGCACACTGGATGATGATCTGAACAGCGGAGGGGTGGTCCAGCATGTTCAGTGGATTATctgatgcagaaaaagcaaCATTAATACACCAACAGCAGGATTAACACGCCACAGGAAATAACTGCCCAATTTCACTAATGAGAGGCTTGGCCCAGCAGCAGCCGTTAGATAAACActccacagtttttttttaatgtacagaTTTCATACAGTGCAGAGATGTGACCACATGGATAATCTGTGACTCATTCTGGTAACTCAGCAGTGTCTGCAGGAGTTCAGACGGTCAGCTCTGTCCTCTGGGTTGAGATATGGACGGTGACCTGGCCTCAGACGTGCAGACGATATGAGAGAGGTTTAATAAATGAGACCAGAAGAAAGGCTAGTGACGCAAATATCACCTAATCCAGATTAttctctgggaaaaaaaaatccctttaaaGATTATTTCAAGAAAAATCCACAGGGAATGTGTCACATCTTTGACACAGTTTGTTTCAAAATCAGAACATCAGTCGGTGAGGAATCATCATGGACAGACACAGGCAGTGTTATATAAgctctttgtttctgtcatgTGACACGTCTCCTTCCACTGTGTCATCTAATCTGACCCGTGGACTGTAACGTGTCATGTTTAATGTAGGATTTACTCTGACCTTTGCTTTTCCGTTTTAAGTAGCTCTAACCTGAATGATTATTTAACATCAGCCATTGTGCTTATCGGGCCGACACAAAGTTAATAATTAACTCGGAGGTTTGTGCAAACAGTATCTCCCTCAATTGACGTCTGTCCTTCACCTTTTACTCAGTAAAATCTGTTTtgctccatttatttattttttatttatttcccaaATTGTAACTCAGCAGCAGATCTCGTGCACTTAAACAGATCATCAGTTGGCATAAGATAAAGTGCTCTTCAACTGTAATCCTCCTTTCAGAAGTCCTTATGCTTTTTGATTTTTGTAGACATCTCATCCAGCTGCGGTTAACAGCATTTACGTCGTCGGACACTTACGACAAAAATCTGAAACCTTAAGAGATTCAGAAAAGTGAATGTAAACTTAACTGACATAATTTCTTTATGTGATTTTGTACTGTTTTTGAAATTTGAatcataatgttttctttagaaTTATAGCTGTTATTGAGGAGGAAATGTCCTAAATATTGTTTACAAGAATTTGCAACAACCTGAGGAAGAATTtacgttttttttattttgtgcttcTGCTGTCTATAAATCTTTTTACAGCTGTCTAAATAACAGAATCCAATGCAAAGTACTGAATTTTCTGTCAGAAACAAACTGCACAAACTTTaagtttaatctgaaaataaatgttgttcatgcaatatattattttaaagctCTTTTGGTACGCTACACGATGGAACTATCCACAGGCACATCAGATCAATATGTATTTGGCTATAAGGGTATTTTGCAGAGGTGTTCAGAGTTTGCCGTATTGCAGGattagaggtcaaaggtcaaattatgtttattttagtgTCATTAAAATGTGACTGGAATATAGATTACAGTCTAGGCTTTACAATGATATATGACGTCAAGACATTCTGAGAAGGTTTCCCTTTTCTATACTGGCTTTGTGTGTaacatggaggaaaaaaacttgGCACACAGCGCTCGgtgtgaggtcagggctttataaaaaggtagcaagcAGGTGCCATGCCGTATGCAGCAGACATCTGagagacacagcaccaaaaaaacaacaacaaaacagcacagcgaaacaccaaatgagagtaaatctggggttggctttcacttttgctggtggGCATGTTTACAGACAGTGACctacaatcctgcatagtatacctttaaatataATGACCTTGGTACAAACAGAGAATAAGTGAGAACACTGGCGATGAGATGATACtatctattatttttttatttatttaaggtCAAAATCTGACTCTGATTAACCAAATCTCTCCAAACATGTCACATGTGTGCACCCGTGTGTGGTGGGGCTGCTGTTTGTGctgcatcagatttttttttaacgacagatgtttattttttacaccaTCTGTCTGTGACTGGCATGAAATTTAACACACTTATCTCCCACCAAAGCACAGACAGGAACACCTTCACCTCACCTTGTGGGCGTATGGTGCTCTAAACCCTGACTCCACTGAATGAAAAGGCTTGTAGTCAGATTTAGTTACTTGAACAATGTGTTGTAAGAGAGCTCAATGGGATTACGTATATCTGTCTGTGACAAGTCGTTCTCCTTTCTTCCTGTGAGCTTGTTGCTATTACGGCTGCTTCTATCTACAGCTCTGACCGAAGGATCACTGAGATCACTAGTCCACAAACGCTTGTCTGGTAATCAGCTCTCAGTCAATAGGACGACTGTTTCCAAGAATTTGATCCTAATCTGCTGGATTCCCCAGTCTTTTTCAAGAAAAATCCCGTTCTGTTCAGGTTGATGAGGAGCAGCAGAGTTTATGAGGAAGTACATGATTATGACATGTAATACCTGCTAATGAGCTTGTTCAGTGTGCAGCAAGGACACTTTGGAGTTGGCTGCACGATAGCACATCTGAGTCAGCTTCTGACGTCTTTGTGTAAACTGCGACCAGCAACTCTATATGTCAGTTGGTCGGTCGGTTAACAAAAATTTCCTCACCCTTTGGCAGCTGCAGGCAACACACACATCCCTGCACTTCTACCTTTGTGAGGACCCGTACTGATAACCTTAACCATTACAACTAAATGCCAAATCCTAATCCCTACTCTTGGCCTTAACCTTAAACCCAAGTCCtaaccctcaaacaggcctctaaagaaatgagaaccggccaaaatgtcagcattttccaaaaatgtcctcactatgttgtttaaaaatgtgctcCGGTCCTCACATTGTAGCAAATACAAGAACACACAGacctacacatacacaaacaccaTTTACAACGTCCAATTTCATAACTTATGAACTGGCTGTCTTAGGTA
The Epinephelus moara isolate mb chromosome 13, YSFRI_EMoa_1.0, whole genome shotgun sequence genome window above contains:
- the slc18a3b gene encoding probable vesicular acetylcholine transporter-B produces the protein MDGEGGSSGLVKSAAVKLSEMGERTKQFGTAMRDPHQQRRIILVIVCVALLLDNMLYMVIVPIIPDYLAELESEQSEHVHVVMHPNSSANSTSQDKSNKDNLDVQIGVLFASKAILQLLVNPLSGTFIDRVGYDIPLLIGLTVMFVSTCIFAIGENYATLFVARSLQGLGSAFADTSGIAMIADKYTEEAERSTALGIALAFISFGSLVAPPFGGILYEFAGKKVPFIVLACICLADGLMLLTVIKPFSNRTRENMPVGTPIYRLMIDPYIAVVAGALTVCNIPLAFLEPTIANWMETTMHSTQWEMGLTWLPAFFPHVLGVYITVKLAAQHPNLQWFYGALGMVIIGASSCTLPACKSFAQLIAPLCGICFGIALVDTALLPTLAFLVDVRHVSVYGSVYAIADISYSVAYAMGPIVAGQIVHSLGFVQLNLGMGLVNVLYAPALLLLRNVCQMKPSYSERDNLLEEAPQGLYDTIKMEERRTKKKGYSSAGNCLSVDENGFDPFTAQRSLSEESSGQEYT